AATTCTCGCATAAGATATCATACATTTTTAGTACATTCTCACGTGTAATCTCAAAAGCTTTTTCACAAAAAGAAAGACCCGAACCTTTTTTCATCCTTTTTTCAAGCGAACCATGAATAGGGCAGTCAACGTTCTCTGGATCAAAATCAAAAGCTAGCTCCTGACCAATAAAATTACTCCAACCCCAATACTTCCTGAGATTAAAAGAGTGACACAAAGAAAAATCTTTGTAATAGTTACGATCATAATAAATTCCCTCAGGTAAAAACTTGTTAATCCAATGCATAACATCATTTAAATTCCTATATTTATCAATAATCAAAGGCTCGTTCCTATCACTTTTATATTCTGCAGGATAAATGTTTGAATGACGACCTATAACAACAGCATAAACAAGTTTCCTACCAACCCAGTCACGTGCTTTCCTTAGATTAAAATCGCTGTAAAACTTTTTTCGTTCCTCCAAAGTAGAGGGTTGCATACCATATGGTAGATCCATAAGCAAATAAAACATGCTTA
Above is a window of Candidatus Thermoplasmatota archaeon DNA encoding:
- a CDS encoding DNA primase small subunit domain-containing protein → MDLPYGMQPSTLEERKKFYSDFNLRKARDWVGRKLVYAVVIGRHSNIYPAEYKSDRNEPLIIDKYRNLNDVMHWINKFLPEGIYYDRNYYKDFSLCHSFNLRKYWGWSNFIGQELAFDFDPENVDCPIHGSLEKRMKKGSGLSFCEKAFEITRENVLKMYDILCENYSDVRIVFSGRGFHIHVFDRDTIKFSREKRKRIAEKYKGFGIDSFVTSGEMRLIRLPFSLNGVSSRVVTPLKKSEVYGFDPSVDALPRYF